The Deinococcus koreensis genome window below encodes:
- a CDS encoding M28 family metallopeptidase, which translates to MRQLIRPALAVTVLAVPLLLGSASATLDNDAQTILNFGPRVAGSPANEQARAYLEAQFRALGYETRRQDFSYPRFDDLGSDVKLGERVLGGNALQNSTGGTLSGPVVRVPGVGTTEEFARVDVRGKVAVVARGEIPFAQKARNALAAGAAGLVIVNNADGELRGTLGDRVALPVLGVSPTVGAALIDGAAVTLSVRVREGEVKASNVIAYKSGVTAPELLFGAHMDSVQGAPGANDNLSGTLSVLEIARRAANTPLAARAYFLLFDGEEDGLLGSRAFVKDNAPLVGTLKAMFNLDMVGVDVTPLSLTGDSKLVEAARGIAGVQASAGQPGGSDHVPFAQAGIPTLFFHRGLDKNYHQPGDKVLDPALVSETVEVALKVADSVLSATPVR; encoded by the coding sequence ATGCGACAACTGATCCGGCCCGCCCTGGCCGTGACCGTGCTGGCCGTACCTCTGCTGCTCGGCAGCGCCTCGGCCACCCTGGACAACGACGCCCAGACCATCCTGAACTTCGGCCCGCGCGTGGCGGGCAGCCCGGCGAACGAGCAGGCCCGCGCCTATCTGGAGGCGCAGTTCAGGGCCCTGGGCTACGAGACCCGCCGCCAGGACTTCAGCTACCCGCGCTTCGACGACCTGGGTTCGGACGTGAAGCTGGGCGAGCGGGTGCTGGGCGGCAACGCCCTGCAGAACTCGACCGGCGGCACCCTCAGTGGGCCGGTGGTGCGGGTGCCGGGCGTGGGCACCACGGAGGAGTTTGCCCGGGTGGACGTGCGCGGCAAGGTGGCGGTGGTGGCCCGTGGGGAGATCCCCTTCGCCCAGAAGGCCCGGAACGCCCTGGCGGCGGGGGCGGCGGGGCTGGTCATCGTCAACAACGCGGACGGCGAGTTGCGGGGCACCCTGGGCGACCGCGTGGCCCTGCCCGTGCTGGGCGTCTCCCCCACCGTGGGCGCGGCCCTCATAGACGGCGCCGCCGTGACCCTGAGCGTCCGCGTGCGCGAGGGCGAGGTGAAGGCCTCGAACGTGATCGCGTACAAGAGCGGCGTGACGGCTCCGGAGCTGCTGTTCGGCGCCCATATGGACTCGGTGCAGGGCGCGCCCGGCGCGAACGACAACCTCTCGGGCACGCTGTCGGTACTGGAGATCGCCCGCCGCGCCGCCAACACGCCCCTGGCCGCCAGGGCCTACTTCCTGCTCTTCGACGGCGAGGAGGACGGCCTGCTCGGCTCGCGCGCCTTCGTGAAGGACAACGCTCCGCTGGTGGGCACGCTGAAGGCCATGTTCAACCTGGACATGGTCGGCGTGGACGTCACGCCTCTGTCGCTGACCGGCGACAGCAAGCTGGTCGAGGCGGCCAGAGGGATAGCGGGCGTGCAGGCCAGCGCCGGTCAGCCCGGCGGCAGCGACCACGTGCCCTTCGCCCAGGCCGGTATTCCCACGCTGTTCTTCCACCGGGGCCTGGACAAGAATTACCACCAGCCCGGCGACAAGGTGCTCGACCCCGCGCTGGTGAGCGAAACGGTGGAGGTCGCCCTGAAGGTGGCCGACAGCGTGCTGAGCGCGACTCCAGTTCGTTGA
- a CDS encoding EamA family transporter — protein MNRVLLATALAPLIWGSTYLLTSSFLAGVPAPLLSVLRILPAGLLLLLAVRRLPPREWWLRIGVLALLRQGLFFTLLYAAAQSLPGGVAATIGASSSMLVLGLAFPLLGQRPSALHLGLASAGLLGVALVSLGADAALSGLGLLYALGFAFVNALGVVLFKRWGWPAGATPLQQASWELTLGGLMLLPLSLGSLQALASVTAGGWAALAFLTLIGTALTAWLWQRGLNLLPVQQVSLLGPLSPLMALGLDLLIVRHALSPAQAAGALLILGSVILTALPARHSLKAAPSA, from the coding sequence ATGAACCGGGTGCTTCTCGCCACTGCCCTGGCCCCGCTGATCTGGGGCAGCACCTACCTGCTGACCTCCAGCTTCCTGGCCGGCGTGCCCGCCCCGCTGCTGAGCGTGCTGCGGATTCTGCCGGCGGGGCTGCTCCTGCTGCTCGCGGTGCGCCGGCTGCCGCCGCGCGAGTGGTGGCTGCGGATCGGCGTGCTGGCCCTGCTGCGTCAGGGGCTGTTTTTCACGCTGCTGTACGCGGCGGCCCAGAGCCTGCCCGGTGGCGTCGCCGCCACCATCGGCGCGAGCAGTTCCATGCTGGTGCTGGGCCTGGCCTTTCCCCTGCTGGGGCAGCGGCCCAGCGCGCTACACCTGGGGCTGGCGAGCGCGGGCCTGCTCGGCGTGGCCCTGGTCAGCCTGGGGGCCGACGCGGCGCTCAGCGGGCTGGGGCTGCTGTACGCCCTGGGCTTCGCCTTCGTGAACGCGCTGGGGGTCGTGCTGTTCAAACGTTGGGGCTGGCCGGCGGGCGCGACCCCGCTGCAGCAGGCCTCGTGGGAGCTGACCCTGGGCGGGCTGATGCTGCTGCCGCTCAGCCTGGGAAGCCTGCAGGCGCTGGCGTCGGTCACGGCCGGGGGCTGGGCGGCGCTGGCCTTCCTGACCCTGATCGGCACGGCGCTGACCGCCTGGCTGTGGCAGCGCGGCCTGAACCTGTTGCCCGTGCAGCAGGTCAGTCTGCTGGGGCCACTCAGCCCCCTGATGGCGCTGGGCCTCGACCTGCTGATCGTGCGCCACGCCCTGAGCCCCGCGCAGGCTGCCGGAGCCCTGCTCATCCTCGGCAGCGTGATCCTCACGGCGCTGCCGGCTCGGCACAGTCTGAAGGCCGCGCCCAGTGCTTAG
- a CDS encoding MarR family winged helix-turn-helix transcriptional regulator, with product MDTHALLTRIRSDWVATRPGLEPTPMLRLILLARAARLAADRVERVQHQHGLNHAHTDLLFTLYRSAPPEGLTPMELTRLAAVTPSSITNRIDGLEAQGLVERTPHPTDARSRRVRLTPAGRARVEALLPEHLNNETELLSGLSEAELQELDRLLLKLVRHLEGG from the coding sequence ATGGACACCCACGCCCTGCTCACGCGCATCCGCTCGGACTGGGTCGCGACCCGCCCAGGGCTGGAGCCCACGCCCATGCTGCGCCTGATCCTGCTCGCCCGCGCCGCGCGGCTGGCCGCCGACCGGGTGGAACGCGTGCAGCACCAGCACGGCCTGAACCACGCGCATACCGATCTGCTGTTCACCCTGTACCGCAGTGCCCCCCCGGAGGGCCTGACCCCCATGGAACTGACCCGGCTGGCCGCCGTGACCCCCAGCTCCATCACCAACCGCATCGATGGGCTGGAGGCCCAGGGCCTCGTCGAGCGGACGCCCCACCCGACCGACGCCCGCTCGCGCCGCGTACGCCTGACCCCCGCCGGCCGCGCCCGCGTGGAGGCCCTGCTGCCCGAGCACCTGAACAACGAGACCGAACTGCTCTCCGGGCTCAGCGAGGCCGAACTGCAGGAGCTGGATCGGTTGCTGCTCAAGCTGGTCAGGCATCTGGAGGGTGGCTAG